A genomic window from Candidatus Methylomirabilis lanthanidiphila includes:
- a CDS encoding hydrogenase translates to MLTLARKIWTTPVVTEPLVRTHDDTQIEAIARQVDERARRLFGRSLHIREVDAGSCNGCELEIGALNNPYYDLERFGMHFVASPRHADCLLVTGPVTRNMADPLKRTYDATPDPKIVVAIGDCARDCGIFAGGYGVVGPVSAIVPVDVVVGGCPPTPSMILAGILTALDMRGASLVQSNSSAQSVTATNKIPSPPVGGEGNTACASGAPMGMKGVTP, encoded by the coding sequence ATGCTGACACTCGCGAGAAAGATCTGGACAACACCGGTGGTGACTGAGCCGCTGGTGCGCACCCATGACGACACACAGATCGAGGCCATTGCGCGGCAGGTCGACGAGCGCGCTCGGCGCCTCTTTGGTCGCTCGCTTCACATCCGAGAGGTAGACGCGGGTTCGTGCAACGGGTGTGAGTTGGAGATCGGAGCGCTGAACAATCCCTACTATGACCTGGAGCGGTTCGGGATGCATTTCGTCGCCTCGCCGCGCCATGCGGATTGTCTGTTGGTCACAGGTCCGGTGACGCGCAATATGGCCGACCCCCTTAAGCGCACCTATGACGCCACCCCCGATCCGAAGATCGTGGTCGCCATCGGCGATTGTGCCAGGGATTGCGGGATCTTCGCGGGCGGATATGGGGTCGTGGGGCCCGTATCGGCCATTGTGCCGGTCGATGTGGTTGTTGGCGGCTGCCCGCCGACCCCGTCGATGATCCTGGCCGGAATCCTGACAGCGCTCGACATGCGTGGCGCCTCACTCGTTCAATCCAACTCCAGCGCCCAATCAGTGACAGCCACAAATAAGATACCCTCGCCCCCTGTTGGGGGAGAGGGGAATACCGCATGCGCCTCCGGCGCACCCATGGGGATGAAAGGTGTAACGCCC